The Maridesulfovibrio zosterae DSM 11974 genome contains a region encoding:
- a CDS encoding sigma-54 interaction domain-containing protein: MSSSKKFKLIFKDRIGIVFDITQLMLKQKLNIICMEVEQKEGFAEISVEIEDRNNQLDPDRILKLFATLPNIESQSPLNTLPQEKRERWYRTLFDGISEGILSVDSKGIINTANSVACRIWDLPYESIVNTHVSELSPEDNLLLECVEKKIPVSRRKSAVTRTGRVEFYGSASPIHDSQGRFVGAVLLIKDLKEIKAMVDAVMDPIEINFADFIGESKAIKNLISFAKKVADLDTTVSITGESGTGKELFARAIHFESGKKGPFIPINCAALPEALIESELFGYVDGAFTGAKKKGKPGLFEAAGNGTIFLDEIGDMPPAPQAKILRVLQDGFVRRIGGVEEIPVNARVITATNKNLSKMVGSGDFREDLFYRINVLTIQIPPLRERMSDIPLLVGKFLKQFNYKLQKEDQTISIEALNKLHNYNWPGNVRELQNVIERASILNESSEITADNIHLNTKPHSCSNQCRLPELSAGRKILKEMVGIYEAKLLLEALNSTSSIRKAAKKLGLSHTALLKKIQKYELHIPAKDIMWESPLVEM; encoded by the coding sequence ATGAGTTCAAGCAAAAAATTTAAACTTATTTTTAAAGACAGAATAGGAATTGTGTTCGATATTACCCAACTTATGTTAAAGCAAAAGCTGAACATCATTTGTATGGAAGTTGAACAAAAAGAAGGTTTTGCTGAAATTTCAGTTGAAATAGAAGATAGAAACAATCAATTAGATCCCGATAGAATACTCAAACTCTTTGCAACCCTGCCCAATATTGAATCACAATCTCCACTGAATACATTACCGCAAGAAAAAAGGGAAAGATGGTACCGCACACTTTTCGACGGAATAAGTGAAGGAATACTTTCAGTAGATTCTAAAGGCATCATAAACACCGCTAACAGTGTAGCATGTAGAATTTGGGACCTGCCATACGAAAGCATAGTGAACACACATGTAAGTGAATTAAGTCCTGAAGATAATTTGTTGCTTGAATGTGTAGAAAAAAAAATCCCTGTCAGCAGAAGAAAATCAGCAGTTACTAGAACCGGAAGAGTTGAGTTCTATGGTTCTGCGTCTCCTATTCATGACTCCCAAGGAAGATTTGTGGGAGCTGTATTACTTATAAAAGACCTCAAAGAAATAAAAGCAATGGTTGATGCTGTGATGGATCCCATTGAAATTAATTTTGCTGATTTTATAGGTGAAAGCAAAGCCATCAAAAACCTTATCAGCTTTGCAAAAAAAGTTGCAGACCTCGACACAACTGTATCAATTACCGGCGAAAGTGGAACAGGAAAAGAACTCTTTGCCCGAGCCATTCATTTTGAAAGTGGCAAAAAAGGACCATTTATTCCGATCAACTGTGCAGCACTGCCGGAAGCTCTTATCGAAAGTGAATTATTCGGATATGTAGACGGAGCCTTTACAGGAGCAAAAAAGAAAGGAAAACCGGGACTCTTTGAAGCCGCCGGAAATGGGACCATTTTTCTGGATGAAATCGGTGACATGCCCCCCGCACCTCAAGCAAAAATTCTGCGAGTACTCCAAGATGGATTCGTACGCAGAATAGGTGGTGTTGAAGAAATTCCTGTCAACGCACGGGTAATTACAGCAACTAACAAAAACCTCAGTAAGATGGTTGGTTCAGGCGATTTCAGAGAAGACTTATTTTACAGAATAAATGTGCTGACAATACAGATACCTCCATTACGCGAACGAATGTCCGACATTCCTCTTTTAGTCGGCAAGTTTCTCAAGCAATTCAACTACAAATTACAAAAAGAAGATCAAACCATCAGCATTGAAGCTCTGAACAAACTCCATAATTATAATTGGCCCGGAAATGTAAGAGAGCTTCAGAATGTTATTGAACGGGCATCAATTCTCAATGAATCCAGTGAAATTACTGCTGATAATATACACCTCAATACAAAACCTCACTCATGTAGTAATCAGTGCCGCTTGCCCGAACTCTCCGCTGGTAGAAAGATTTTAAAAGAAATGGTTGGCATCTACGAAGCAAAACTGCTGCTGGAAGCTCTTAATTCCACTTCAAGCATCCGTAAGGCCGCCAAGAAATTAGGCTTATCTCACACTGCCCTTCTTAAAAAAATACAAAAGTATGAACTGCACATCCCTGCTAAAGATATTATGTGGGAATCTCCTCTCGTTGAGATGTAA
- a CDS encoding alanine/glycine:cation symporter family protein, with the protein MELLTLIDGIVGKIGAFAWGPPMLILLVGTGFWLTYSLRGLQFRKLWYALYLALVKRKEETDEPGDITHFQALMTALSATVGTGNIAGVATAIAIGGPGAMFWMWITGLVGMATKYAEAVLAVKYRVVDEHGEMSGGPMYYISKGLKMPWLGTIFAICASFAAFGIGNMVQSNSVADAVEATYHISPFITGGILMVCTAAVILGGIKKIGQVTGFFVPIMIVFYMAGAAYIIITHITEVPSAILFIIEQAFNPSAAVGGFAGASIMLCIRMGVARGVFSNESGLGSAPIAAAAAQTKSPVTQALVSMTQTFIDTLIVCTMTGLVLILTGTWSSGATGAELTTVAFAAGIPGGAHIVTIGLVLFAYSTILGWCYYGEKSIEYLLGIKAVLPYRLVFICFVGVGAVSKLSLVWNISDTLNGLMALPNLIGLLMLTPVVVAETKKYFAAKSSADKADNMNPSDSVS; encoded by the coding sequence ATGGAACTATTGACTTTAATCGATGGAATAGTAGGGAAAATAGGTGCATTTGCTTGGGGACCTCCGATGTTGATTCTACTCGTAGGTACCGGTTTCTGGCTCACATATTCACTCCGCGGTCTTCAATTTAGAAAACTGTGGTACGCCCTCTACCTTGCTCTTGTTAAACGCAAGGAAGAAACTGACGAACCTGGAGATATCACTCATTTTCAAGCATTGATGACAGCATTATCGGCCACAGTAGGTACCGGTAATATCGCAGGGGTTGCAACTGCTATTGCAATTGGTGGTCCCGGAGCAATGTTCTGGATGTGGATAACAGGCCTCGTTGGAATGGCCACAAAATATGCTGAAGCTGTTCTTGCCGTTAAATATCGTGTTGTAGATGAACACGGTGAAATGAGCGGTGGACCTATGTATTATATCTCCAAAGGTCTGAAAATGCCTTGGCTTGGAACCATATTCGCAATATGCGCTTCCTTCGCAGCCTTTGGAATCGGTAATATGGTTCAATCAAACTCAGTTGCAGATGCTGTAGAAGCAACTTACCATATATCACCATTCATAACTGGTGGCATCCTTATGGTCTGTACTGCTGCAGTTATTCTTGGCGGTATTAAAAAGATCGGTCAGGTAACAGGTTTCTTTGTACCTATCATGATCGTCTTTTATATGGCCGGCGCAGCCTATATCATCATTACACATATCACTGAAGTTCCCTCAGCTATTCTATTCATCATAGAACAGGCATTCAACCCGAGTGCTGCGGTCGGCGGCTTTGCCGGTGCATCCATCATGCTCTGCATCAGAATGGGTGTAGCCCGCGGTGTATTCTCAAATGAATCTGGTCTTGGTAGTGCTCCAATCGCTGCTGCAGCTGCACAGACCAAAAGTCCGGTAACACAGGCACTGGTGTCTATGACCCAGACCTTTATCGATACTCTTATCGTCTGTACAATGACAGGTCTGGTACTGATTCTTACCGGAACATGGTCAAGTGGAGCCACTGGCGCAGAGCTGACAACAGTAGCCTTTGCTGCCGGAATCCCCGGCGGAGCGCACATTGTAACCATCGGCCTCGTTTTGTTTGCCTACTCTACCATTCTCGGATGGTGTTACTATGGTGAAAAATCGATTGAGTATCTGCTCGGTATCAAGGCAGTGCTTCCCTACCGCCTTGTATTCATCTGTTTTGTCGGAGTTGGAGCCGTGTCTAAACTCAGCCTTGTCTGGAACATATCAGACACACTGAACGGCCTTATGGCTCTCCCAAACCTTATTGGACTGCTGATGTTAACCCCGGTTGTAGTTGCGGAAACTAAAAAGTACTTCGCAGCAAAAAGCAGCGCTGATAAGGCCGACAACATGAACCCATCAGATAGCGTTTCATAA
- the ald gene encoding alanine dehydrogenase — MKVGILKEIKSEENRVAMTPTGVEVMCANGHELMVETSAGVGSGYSDEDYVAAGAKIIKTPAEIYADCEMVMHVKEPQPSEYDMVREGQIVFTYFHFAPDEPLTRAFIKNKSIAIAYETVEGPSGDLPLLTPMSEVAGRMSVQEGAKYLERYYGGRGLLMGGVTGVAPANVVVIGGGVVGTNAALMACGLGAKVSLLDMNLDRLRYLSEVMPKNCFPMMSSPALLRELVLEADVVIGAVLVAGTKAPKLVTREMLKSMKDGSVIVDVAIDQGGCFETSKATTHKDPVFEVEGVIHYCVANMPGAVPVTSTMALTNATLPYALQIANKGWKKAAVESNAIKTGLNMVNGKVTYKGVADAFDLEYVPVDNVL, encoded by the coding sequence ATGAAAGTTGGAATCCTGAAAGAAATCAAATCTGAAGAGAACAGAGTTGCCATGACCCCCACAGGCGTTGAAGTAATGTGCGCCAATGGTCATGAGCTTATGGTTGAAACTTCAGCTGGCGTAGGAAGCGGTTATTCCGATGAAGACTACGTTGCAGCTGGAGCTAAAATCATTAAAACCCCCGCTGAGATTTATGCTGACTGTGAAATGGTTATGCATGTAAAAGAACCCCAGCCTTCTGAATATGATATGGTACGTGAAGGTCAGATTGTTTTCACATATTTCCACTTTGCTCCAGACGAGCCTCTCACCCGTGCATTCATTAAAAACAAATCCATCGCAATTGCTTATGAAACAGTAGAAGGCCCCTCAGGCGATCTTCCTCTCCTCACCCCTATGAGTGAAGTTGCCGGCCGTATGTCAGTACAGGAAGGAGCCAAATACCTTGAGCGCTACTACGGTGGAAGAGGACTTCTCATGGGCGGCGTTACCGGTGTAGCACCTGCAAACGTAGTTGTTATCGGTGGTGGTGTTGTAGGAACCAACGCAGCACTGATGGCTTGCGGACTCGGCGCAAAAGTTTCTCTGCTTGATATGAACCTCGACAGACTCCGTTACCTCTCAGAAGTAATGCCTAAAAATTGTTTCCCAATGATGAGCAGCCCCGCACTTCTCCGCGAACTGGTTCTGGAAGCTGATGTTGTTATCGGTGCAGTGCTTGTAGCTGGTACCAAAGCTCCTAAACTCGTTACCCGTGAAATGCTCAAATCCATGAAAGACGGCTCTGTTATCGTTGACGTTGCAATTGACCAGGGTGGTTGTTTTGAAACTTCAAAAGCAACAACTCACAAAGATCCAGTTTTCGAAGTTGAAGGCGTAATTCACTACTGCGTAGCAAACATGCCTGGCGCAGTACCTGTTACTTCCACCATGGCACTTACTAATGCAACTCTTCCTTACGCTCTCCAGATTGCAAATAAAGGCTGGAAAAAAGCTGCTGTTGAAAGCAATGCAATTAAAACCGGTCTCAACATGGTAAACGGAAAGGTTACCTACAAAGGTGTAGCAGATGCTTTTGACCTTGAATACGTCCCCGTTGACAACGTTCTGTAA